The region AGAGCAGGATCATTCCAGATTCCGATGACCTTCCTACGTCTGACATTGATATGGACGCGGAACTAGCAGCTGCCGTCGCACTAGAGAGTGAACTCTCTGATCCTCCTGATCTTTCGGAAGATGAGGCATCTTTCGTGGACTCTGACGAATTGAGCGAAGTTGAACAGTATAAAGACAGCGAGGACGACGCGTTGGGTTCTTTCTCCGATGACGAGCCACTTTCAGCTAAGAAGAAGGGTAAGCAGCCAGCAAGGCCGAGAGCCCAAGCGTCAAAGGCCAAAGCACCAGCCAGACGACAACGAGTTCCAGCAGCCGCTTCGAGTTCCAAACGCAAGGCTTCCAGAGCTCGCCCGCCTGcatccgtcgtcgtcaaggACTcggacgacgaagacgatgcGGACGAGATCGCTAGTATCGTCTCGGAAATGAGCACGATCTCTTCCATCCCCACTGGCCTGAACTCTTCCAACTCTAGCgaaggtgaagaaggtgtGTCGGAACTGCGGAGGATTGCAGCCAATCGTCGAGCATACAGATCAGGTAACAAGAGACGCCTCAAGAAGGAACGTGATAGGCTTGAGAATCACCACCCCGAAATTGTCACCATGTGGGAAgatttggagaagatgcCCGTTCTCAGGGTTGGCATGGATGCACAGCCGCAAAGCATATCAAGGCAGTTGAAGCCATTTCAGTTAGagggcttggcttggatgaaggaAATGGAGAGGAGAGAATGGAAAGGTGGCTTGCTGGGCGATGAAATGGGCTTGGGCAAGACTATTCAAGCTGTGTCACTCATCATGTCGGATTATCCAGCCAAGGAGCCGTCACTGGTTCTCGTCCCGCCAGTCGCTCTGATGCAATGGCAGTCAGAGATCAAGTCATACACGGACGGTACTTTGAAGACTTTCGTCTTTCACGGTACCAATCAGAAGGCCAAATCTATTACGGTCAAAGAGCTCAAGGCGTACGATGTCATCATGATGTCGTACAACAGCTTGGAGTCGATGTACCGGAAGCAAGAGAAAGGCTTTAAACGAAAGAATGGTATTCACAAGGAAAAGAGTGTCATACACTCCATTCATTTCCACCGGGCCATCCTTGACGAAGCTCACAGCATCAAAACACGAACCACCATGACTGCTAAGGCGTGTTTTGCGTTGCAGACAACATATCGTTGGTGCCTAACTGGAACACCGCTGCAAAATCGTATTGGAGAATTCTTTTCTTTAATTCGATTCTTAAACATCAGGCCATTTGCTCTCTACCTCTGCAAACAATGCCCATGCTCGACTCTTGAGTGGACAATGACTGACGACAATCGCTGCACTCATTGCAACCATGCAAACATGCAGCACGTATCTGTCTTCAATCAAGAGCTTTTGAACCCCATTCAGAAATATGGCAACCTCGGCCCTGGTCGAGAGGCGTTCCGCAAGCTGCGGCTTATGACGGAACGAATTATGCTCCGTCGCCTCAAGAAAGACCACACCAACTCCATGGAGTTGCCCGTGAAAGAAGTTTACGTTGAAAGACAGTTctttggtgaagaagaaaatgactTCGCCAATAGTATCATGACGAATGGACAGCGCAATTTTGACACCTACGTCGCCCAAGGTGTGTTGCTGAACAACTATGCCAACATCTTTGGTCTCATCATGCAGATGCGTCAAGTGGCGGACCACCCAGATTTGATCCTGAAGAAGAATGCTCAAGGTGGGCAAAACGTACTCATATGCTGCATTTGTGATGAACCGGCGGAGGATACGGTTCGAAGTCGGTGCAAGCATGACTTTTGCCGAGCCTGTGTTTCTAGCTATGTCCGATCGACAGACTCCCCTGACTGTCCGCGTTGTCACATACCCCTGTCGATTGATCTGGAACAACCAGAGATTGAACAGGATGAGAACCTGGTCAAGAAGAATTCTATCATTAATCGAATCAAGATGGAGGACTGGACTTCGTCTTCGAAAATTGAACTTCTTGTCCACGAGCTACACAAGCTTCGCTCGGATAATGCATCTCACAAGTCTATTATTTTCTCGCAGTTCACGACTATGCTGCAGCTCATCGAATGGCGGCTACGTCGAGCTGGTATCACAACTGTAATGCTGGATGGCTCAATGACCCCAGCACAACGCCAGGCTTCCATTGAACATTTCATGAACAATGTTGATGTGGAATGCTTCCTTGTTTCTCTCAAAGCCGGTGGCGTTGCGTTAAACCTCACTGAAGCTTCAAGGGTGTTTATCGTTGACCCGTATGTTTGAACTTTATCCCATCCATAAGCAGGTTCAATAAGCTAACAAATCTCAGATGGTGGAATCCCGCCGCAGAGTGGCAGTCAGCAGATCGCTGTCACCGTATCGGCCAAACGCGCCCTTGTACAATAACCCGTCTTTGCATCGAAGATTCGGTGGAAAGCCGTATGGTCCTAAttcaggagaagaagacaaacaTGATTCACTCGACGGTGAATGCGGACGACAAGGCCATGGAGAGTCTGAGTCCCGAGGACATGCAGTTTTTGTTCAGGGGTACTTGATCGTCAACGAATACGTGCATGGTTGACTTTAAGCCAAGGTTTATTTTGTTGCGATGGTACATTTTGCGCTGCATGTAAGGCATTTTGGCCTGCGAGCGAGGAGTTGTGGCTTTACTGTATGAATATGATGACATGAAGGGACATGGTATTGGCAACGATCGAGATACCTAGAAAGCCAAGAATTAATTGTGCGTACAAGCTCGTTCCATATGGTCGTGAGTTAGTGAACTGCAATAGTCGCCACAACGCTTTCCAACCTCCAAATGCAAACTCCAGTGCCTCCATGGCCAGATCGCAGTTGAACGATAGCCATCAGCACTACGAGAGTAGATAACAGTCCAGGGTTCATGGTAGCAACTCACAAGTCACAGGGCCAGAAACATATTCACACAAATGAATCCAAAAATGCGTAGAGGTTCACAAAGGAAATATGTCATTTTCCACAAGATTTTGTCTATGGTAGTAGCAACTAGGATAATTGATCAGCGTCGTTACCATGCCTCTCCCGAAAAAAAGAATCCATTCAAGACCCGTAAATTCCCATTTCACATTCAACGTGTTattcattttttttttttcttctaCTATCATCATAATAGACGAGTAAGCGTCATTACAGGCccttattcttcttcatctcacatCGTGACAAATAACCCCATGGTAATGGGGACTCATGAACCATTTTCCCCGAGAGAGTAAAAGAGGAAGATTTTGTTGTGGCAACGGGGGTATGTGTGTTTGTCATTGCCAGGTCGTCGTTCAGGTTAATATGCGTATGGTAGTTTGGCGCTTAACGCATTTAGAGCTTCTGCATAGCAACAACGTCGGAAGACTGGACGTAGTCCTCGAAGTCCTGGATCTGCTCCTGGAGCTCGTCCAGAGAGACCTTGTCGTCCTCAACGACGAGGTTAATctggagcttcttgatgccgAAACCGACGGCCTTGAGCGAGGAGGCaccccagaccagaccgtcCTTCTCGATGCTACGGACGGAAGCCTCGAGGGCAACCATGTCAGTCTCATCATCTGTGATTTTGCTTGGTTAGTATTATACTTTTGGTGTTGCGAAATTTGAAATGATATTAATGTCGCCGCAAAACTCGAAAACTCTCATTCTGAGTCACACGGCGACAAATGACTGCATATTCGTGCAAACGGGACAGGAAAACGTACCCCAAGGCTTGACGTCAAGAGTGACAACAGACTTGGCAATggtcttgggcttggcctccttcttcttgcggtACTCAGCGAGGCGCTCCTCACGGACACGAGcggcctcatcatcatcctcgtcgtcggagCCGAACAGATcgacgtcgtcgtcgtcatcggcggcggcaggaGCCTTGGCAGGGTTCAGAGTAACCTCAGCGACATCGGGGCCGTAGACGGTGTAGGGCTTGGAAGCATCACCAGTGAGGGAGGCGAACTCATCCTCGAAGGTGGCGATGTGCTTGTACCAACGGGCGGCGTTGGGGAACTTCTTGGCGTCGGGGCTCTCCTTCAGGGCCTTGAAGCAGGCAACATCAGCCTGGGTGGCAGAGTAGCTGTACGGAAAAGATTGAGTCAGTAAAAGCTGTGCAGGAGAAGTTTGTGGTCGCACAGCCGATGAGGCTCATAAACCGTGAGAGGGGACAGCGGGGTTCCCGTGATGCAGCTGCGAATGCTTCACATTTCTTTGCGTGCTCGAATGCGAGGAAAATCAAATGCAGGCTATGTTTGCAAAAGCATCACAGCCCGGTTCCCGCAAGATAAATTCGCCAGGCGAGAAAAGAATTGCGAATCACCACAGTTATATTCCAAGCGGAGACGCAATGCAATTTTCGCATGCCGCGAACATGTCCTCAACTACCCCTCGACGCTGACAACAACAAAGGAGCACCATGCAAACAGAAAAAGACATACCCAACGATATAAGAGCGAGTCTGAACCCAGTTGTTCAGCACTATAAATCGCCATCACAGTCAGTTAAACCGTTGCACTAGTCGTTTGCATTGCATTCTGGACGAAAATTTCGCTTCGTGATGGGAACGTTGGCGGCGGGGGCGGGGGTTTGTCTTTGCCCGCCCGCCACCTCGATACGCATAGGGGAAACTCACGGGTCAGGCCAGCATCGGAGAGGAAATCGGTGAAGCCCATTGTGACGGATGTGAAGATTCGACGACGAAACGGAAGAAGTTGTCGAGGCTTGAAAGTGATGAGAATGGAAAATTGTTTTGGATGTATGGGGGAGATGAGTCGTAGAGAGGGGATGTTATTTTTACGGATGTGGAACCTCTGTGGTTTGGTCGGGCAATGGAGGGGTCAAGCAAGAAGACCCAGCtcaaactttttttttccttccttcGCCTCTGGGTCTGGTCATGCAGAGATTGTTAtgccaccacccaccacACTGGACCACCATACAATGACAGTTGGATGGGAGACCCCGCGCCACAACCCTACTCTCAGTTGTTCTCGCCTCAGGCATCCAgaatttcaatgttggcctCGTCGACTTACATCACTTCGTGTGCATTCTATTAAGCCAAGCGACTGGGCATCCAGCTAAAAAAATTACACAAAGCCCGTCAAAGATATTCAAGTATTTATTCTCAATTTTGATACCCAGCAATGTTTCAATAACTCGACCCGTGCTGTCCTTTCCGTCACCCTTCCATTCTGTTCGCCATGTATCTCCATCTGGGGCGGTGAAGTTGGGTCCCCAAAACTGCTgccagaagaaaaaaaattggtGGGGCACTATCGACACCGAAACATGAGAGAAGTCAGGCACAGAAGGAAGGACCAGCTCGAGCTCCTTCCCCTCTTCCTCTGCGGAGCACAACCTGTGGCTGGGATTCTGAGTCTGAAGAATTTGAAGTTGGC is a window of Pochonia chlamydosporia 170 chromosome 5, whole genome shotgun sequence DNA encoding:
- a CDS encoding DNA repair protein RAD16 (similar to Aspergillus terreus NIH2624 XP_001212043.1) gives rise to the protein MPRGRRSVPSDLHDTSGSNAVRPTRSASSRPTIDDEIVVSGDSPLAVKRPRGRPSRASLLASNANSAASSPAPRNEAKPRRGRASAIGSTSGSSVPTPQELSSDGEYSTPATSKFPTPLAGDASAFAKASGPVSSLEVRLPARSQAQESDSDRALRNSIYSMKSNKAKISEIIDSDVEDDDFSETAQDARTARRLQAEEYAKADDQSLQASSLRRSSRAAATDFSSPLPTRAAPKRGRASTGSSKQLAPPAKKSRIIPDSDDLPTSDIDMDAELAAAVALESELSDPPDLSEDEASFVDSDELSEVEQYKDSEDDALGSFSDDEPLSAKKKGKQPARPRAQASKAKAPARRQRVPAAASSSKRKASRARPPASVVVKDSDDEDDADEIASIVSEMSTISSIPTGLNSSNSSEGEEGVSELRRIAANRRAYRSGNKRRLKKERDRLENHHPEIVTMWEDLEKMPVLRVGMDAQPQSISRQLKPFQLEGLAWMKEMERREWKGGLLGDEMGLGKTIQAVSLIMSDYPAKEPSLVLVPPVALMQWQSEIKSYTDGTLKTFVFHGTNQKAKSITVKELKAYDVIMMSYNSLESMYRKQEKGFKRKNGIHKEKSVIHSIHFHRAILDEAHSIKTRTTMTAKACFALQTTYRWCLTGTPLQNRIGEFFSLIRFLNIRPFALYLCKQCPCSTLEWTMTDDNRCTHCNHANMQHVSVFNQELLNPIQKYGNLGPGREAFRKLRLMTERIMLRRLKKDHTNSMELPVKEVYVERQFFGEEENDFANSIMTNGQRNFDTYVAQGVLLNNYANIFGLIMQMRQVADHPDLILKKNAQGGQNVLICCICDEPAEDTVRSRCKHDFCRACVSSYVRSTDSPDCPRCHIPLSIDLEQPEIEQDENLVKKNSIINRIKMEDWTSSSKIELLVHELHKLRSDNASHKSIIFSQFTTMLQLIEWRLRRAGITTVMLDGSMTPAQRQASIEHFMNNVDVECFLVSLKAGGVALNLTEASRVFIVDPWWNPAAEWQSADRCHRIGQTRPCTITRLCIEDSVESRMVLIQEKKTNMIHSTVNADDKAMESLSPEDMQFLFRGT